The following coding sequences are from one Triticum dicoccoides isolate Atlit2015 ecotype Zavitan chromosome 4A, WEW_v2.0, whole genome shotgun sequence window:
- the LOC119289558 gene encoding putative invertase inhibitor, with product MASFFNSGSVLFLLFVVLFAATQATPVDNLLPVCKTVGGGSKYVGIQFCLDTLHSDPRSANGGNYQELAVVTVDLLTANATRTKAKIDGLLGDGDRKTEDATRRSLRSCLALFDGILQSQAGCAAAVKDGKFSEATSSLEKSAAAAKECQGGFSKSNVASPVTVENDNAFQLAKLAVALIRVTS from the coding sequence ATGGCCTCTTTCTTCAATAGCGGCAGTGTCCTCTTCTTGCTCTTTGTCGTCCTCTTTGCGGCCACTCAGGCTACTCCTGTTGACAATTTGCTCCCCGTATGCAAGACCGTCGGCGGCGGCAGTAAATACGTGGGCATCCAGTTCTGTCTGGACACCCTCCACTCCGACCCCCGTAGCGCAAACGGTGGAAACTACCAAGAGCTTGCGGTCGTCACAGTCGACCTCCTCACGGCCAACGCCACCCGTACCAAGGCCAAGATTGATGGCCTTCTCGGCGATGGCGACCGCAAGACTGAGGACGCCACCAGGCGGTCCCTCAGGTCGTGCCTGGCTCTTTTTGACGGCATATTGCAGAGCCAGGCTGGCTGTGCGGCGGCCGTCAAGGACGGGAAGTTCAGCGAGGCGACCTCGTCCCTGGAGAAATCGGCGGCCGCAGCGAAGGAGTGCCAGGGTGGCTTCAGCAAGAGCAACGTGGCGTCGCCGGTGACAGTGGAGAACGACAACGCTTTCCAGCTCGCAAAGCTCGCCGTCGCCTTGATTCGTGTTACCTCATAG